In Montipora capricornis isolate CH-2021 chromosome 4, ASM3666992v2, whole genome shotgun sequence, a single genomic region encodes these proteins:
- the LOC138045437 gene encoding uncharacterized protein isoform X1, with protein sequence MVRVTCIIVLFLATFPLLAISAESEKISPLEELTIENDEQAYDDELSFDRLTEELKHESMEDDKKLLEGKEDAAEIESNDNDEAFSEDPENDIVPDGEEDEDSEDMDEEDTYENEESSEDQEDYAAESIETNEDSVNQENNTLLTDKQGGNTTLASAALGICGSGLYDPINQRCCAGRIPYSHSLYVCCYGRIVLKTFAPTQCLQKFRCGSSFYSPRFQKCCFGQVVPIHYRCRRRRCNRVPYVLHTQKCCHGRVIPRGMPCTPFPIHFRCGGLPYNSRVHKCCYGQILRIKDRCTKKPCGLSFYVPRTQRCCHNRVSPRKVPCPRIPQFQCGGLFFDPRKRRCCFGQIIRRRARCTSLRCGNSFYVPRTQRCCNNRAIPRSVPCFRNSASVICGGLPPTQCLQKFRCGSSFYSPRFQKCCFGQVVPIRYRCRRRRCNRVPYVLHTQKCCHGRVIPRGMPCTPFPIHFRCGGLPYNSRVHKCCYGQILRIKDRCTKKRCGLSFYVPRTQRCCHNRVSPRKVSCPRIPQFQCGGLFFDPRKRRCCFGQIIRRRSRCTSLPCGNSFYVPRTQRCCNHRAIPRSVPCFRNSASGIYGGLQYNRRIKERTG encoded by the exons ATGGTGAGAGTAACTTGTATCATCGTTTTGTTCCTGGCTACGTTTCCTCTTTTGGCGATAAGTGCAGAAAGCGAGAAGATTTCTCCCCTAGAAGAATTAACAATCGAAAACGATGAACAAGCCTACGACGACGAGCTTTCTTTTGACCGGTTAACAGAAGAACTGAAACACG aATCCATGGAAGACGACAAAAAATTGCTTGAAGGAAAAGAAGACGCTGCGGAGATAGAAAgcaatgataatgatgaag CTTTCAGCGAAGACCCGGAAAATGACATTGTCCCGGATGGAGAGGAAGATGAAGACAGCGAGGATATGGATGAAGAAGACACCTATGAAAACGAAG AGTCCAGTGAAGATCAGGAAGATTATGCAGCTGAATCGATTGAAACGAATGAAGACAGTGTTAACCAAGAGAACAACACTTTGTTGACAGACAAACAAG GTGGAAATACCACTCTCGCTTCAGCGGCCCTTGGGATATGTGGAAGCGGTCTATACGATCCCATCAATCAACGCTGCTGCGCTGGAAGGATTCCTTACAGTCATTCATTATACGTTTGCTGTTATGGTCGCATTGTGTTAAAGACATTTGCACCTACccaatgtttgcaaaaattTAGATGCGGAAGTTCCTTTTACAGTCCTCGTTTTCAGAAGTGCTGTTTTGGTCAGGTAGTGCCCATTCACTATCGATGCCGACGACGTCGGTGTAATCGGGTTCCATATGTGTTACACACCCAAAAATGCTGTCACGGTCGAGTTATTCCCAGGGGCATGCCCTGCACTccatttcccatacatttccgGTGTGGTGGCCTTCCATACAATTCTCGGGTTCACAAATGCTGTTACGGTCAAATTTTGCGCATCAAAGATAGATGCACCAAGAAGCCCTGCGGACTCTCGTTCTACGTTCCGCGCACCCAAAGATGCTGTCACAATCGTGTATCTCCCAGAAAAGTGCCATGCCCACGAATTCCCCAGTTCCAGTGTGGTGGCCTCTTTTTTGACCCACGGAAACGTCGATGTTGCTTCGGCCAGATAATTCGTCGTCGTGCCCGTTGTACCAGTCTTCGTTGCGGAAATTCTTTCTATGTTCCACGCACTCAACGATGCTGTAACAACCGAGCCATTCCAAGGAGTGTGCCATGCTTCAGAAACTCAGCCTCCGTCATATGTGGTGGTTTACCACCTACccaatgtttgcaaaaattTAGATGCGGAAGTTCCTTTTACAGTCCTCGTTTTCAGAAGTGCTGTTTTGGTCAGGTAGTGCCCATTCGCTATCGATGCCGACGACGTCGGTGTAATCGGGTTCCATATGTGTTACACACCCAAAAATGCTGTCACGGTCGAGTTATTCCCAGGGGCATGCCCTGCACTccatttcccatacatttccgGTGCGGTGGCCTTCCATACAATTCTCGGGTTCACAAATGCTGTTACGGTCAAATTTTACGCATCAAAGATAGATGCACCAAGAAGCGCTGCGGACTCTCGTTCTATGTTCCGCGCACCCAAAGATGCTGTCACAATCGTGTATCTCCCAGAAAGGTGTCATGCCCACGAATTCCCCAGTTCCAGTGTGGTGGCCTCTTTTTTGACCCACGGAAACGTCGATGTTGCTTTGGCCAGATAATTCGTCGTCGTTCCCGTTGTACCAGTCTTCCTTGCGGAAATTCTTTCTATGTTCCACGCACTCAACGATGCTGTAACCACCGAGCCATTCCAAGGAGTGTGCCATGCTTCAGAAACTCAGCCTCTGGCATATATGGTGGTTTACAATACAACCGTCGGATAAAAGAAAGAACGGGTTAA